From Pongo pygmaeus isolate AG05252 chromosome 1, NHGRI_mPonPyg2-v2.0_pri, whole genome shotgun sequence, one genomic window encodes:
- the LORICRIN gene encoding loricrin: MSYQKKQPTPQPPVDCVKTSGGGGGGGGGGSGGGGCGFFSGGGSGGGSSGSGCDYYGGGGYSGGGCGGGSSGGGSGIGGCGGGSGGSVKYSSGGGSSGGGSGCFSSGRGGSGCFSSGGGDSGCGGGSSGGGSGCFSSGGGGSSGGGSGCFSSAGGGSSGQAVQCQSYGGVSSGGSSGGGSGCFSSGGGGGSVCGYSGGGSGGGYSGGGSGCGGGSSGGGGSGYVSSQQVTQTSFTPQPSYGVGSSGGGGGGGNGCFSSGGGGGSSGCGGGSSGIGSGCIISGGGSVCGGGSSGGGGGSSVGGSGSGKGVPVCHQTQQKQAPTWPSK; encoded by the coding sequence ATGTCTTATCAGAAAAAGCAGCCCACGCCTCAGCCCCCAGTGGACTGCGTGAAGACCTCTGgcggcggtggcggtggcggcggcggcggcagcggcggtgGTGGCTGCGGCTTCTTCAGCGGCGGCGGCTCAGGGGGCGGCAGCAGCGGTTCTGGCTGCGACTACTACGGCGGCGGTGGCTACTCTGGCGGCGGCTGCGGCGGGGGCTCCTCCGGGGGCGGGAGCGGCATTGGAGGCTGCGGAGGGGGCTCCGGTGGGAGCGTCAAGTACTCCAGTGGAGGCGGCTCCTCCGGGGGCGGCTCTGGCTGTTTCTCCAGCGGTAGGGGCGGCTCCGGCTGCTTCTCCTCCGGTGGCGGCGACTCCGGCTGCGGCGGCGGCTCCTCCGGGGGCGGCTCCGGCTGCTTCTCCAGCGGTGGGGGCGGCTCCTCCGGGGGCGGCTCCGGCTGCTTCTCCTCCGCCGGCGGCGGCTCCTCGGGCCAGGCGGTCCAGTGCCAGAGCTACGGAGGCGTCTCCAGCGGCGGCTCCTCCGGGGGCGGCTCCGGCTGCTTCTCcagcggcgggggcggcggctCTGTCTGCGGCTACTCCGGCGGCGGCTCTGGCGGCGGCTACTCCGGCGGCGGCTCTGGCTGCGGCGGAGGCTCCTCTGGCGGCGGCGGCTCCGGCTACGTCTCCTCGCAGCAGGTCACTCAGACCTCGTTCACGCCCCAGCCGAGTTACGGAGTGGGGTCgtccggcggcggcggcggcggcggcaatGGCTGCTTCTCcagcggcgggggcggcgggagCTCCGGCTGCGGCGGCGGCTCCTCCGGGATTGGCAGCGGCTGCATCATCAGTGGCGGGGGCTCAGTCTGCGGAGGTGGTTCCTCTGGGGGCGGCGGCGGCTCCTCCGTGGGTGGCTCCGGGAGTGGCAAGGGCGTCCCGGTCTGCCACCAGACCCAGCAGAAGCAGGCGCCTACCTGGCCATCCAAATAG